In a single window of the Leopardus geoffroyi isolate Oge1 chromosome D2, O.geoffroyi_Oge1_pat1.0, whole genome shotgun sequence genome:
- the ZWINT gene encoding ZW10 interactor, whose product MEVAEDGVRGPALEALGKLAHVLEPTGLQEEAELPAQLLAEFVMDSRKKDKLLCSQLQVVDFLQNFLAREDTAQGPEPLASEDASRQKAIAAKEQWKELKATYQEHVEAITRALSLALPRMEEAQRKRAQLQEALEQLKAKKQAAMEKLRTAQEQWRLRQEKRLQQLAEASAEVRLRQTGAQQELRRLHQELGALRQQAGQERDRLQRHQTFLQLLHTLQGQLPCPEAETEPPRKLDPAEDEPQQRNAGDAVGRDGAGPSEADGPPPAVDAGSPCLPEGQRHGKGS is encoded by the exons ATGGAGGTGGCGGAAGACGGGGTGCGGGGCCCCGCGCTAGA GGCCCTGGGCAAGCTGGCACACGTCCTGGAGCCTACAGGCCTGCAAGAGGAGGCAGAGCTGCCGGCCCAGCTCCTGGCGGAGTTTGTGATG GACTCCCGGAAGAAAGACAAGCTGCTGTGCAGCCAGCTGCAGGTGGTAGACTTCCTGCAGAACTTCCTGGCTCGGGAGGACACTGCCCAGGGACCAGAGCCCTTGGCTTCTGAGGACGCCAGCC GGCAGAAGGCAATTGCTGCCAAGGAGCAGTGGAAAGAGCTGAAGGCCACCTACCAAGAGCATGTGGAGGCCATCACCAGGGCCCTGAGCCTGGCCTTGCCCAGGATGGAGGAGGCCCAGAGGAAGCGGGCGCAGCTCCAGGAAGCCCTTGAACAGCTCAAGGCCAAG AAGCAAGCGGCCATGGAGAAGCTGAGAACAGCCCAGGAGCAGTGGCGGCTGCGCCAG GAGAAGCGTCTGCAGCAGCTGGCAGAAGCTTCTGCGGAGGTGAGGCTGCGGCAGACGGGGGCCCAGCAGGAGCTCCGGCGTCTGCATCAGGAGCTTGGAGCCCTACGGCAGCAGGCGGGGCAGGAACGGGACAGGCTACAGAG GCACCAGACCTTCCTCCAGCTGCTGCACACCCTGCAGGGTCAGCTGCCGTGTCCCGAGGCCGAGACGGAGCCCCCACGGAAGCTGGACCCTGCTGAGGATGAGCCCCAGCAGCGGAACGCCGGGGATGCCGTGGGGAGAGACGGGGCTGGGCCGTCCGAG GCTGACGGCCCACCACCTGCTGTGGACGCAGGCTCGCCTTGCCTCCCTGAGGGGCAGCGCCACGGGAAAGGAAGCTAG